The Pukyongia salina genome segment ATTTTGGGCTCGGACTGCTACTTCAGAAAAAACAGATAAAAAAAATGATCTCTTCTTATGTAGGAGAGAACGCCGAATTTGAGCGGCAAATGCTGAGTGGGGAGCTTGAAGTAGAACTAATTCCCCAGGGGACACTCGCCCAACGTTGTCAGGCAGCCCAGAGTGGCATACCTGCCTTCTTTACCCCGGCCGGTTATGGAACAGAAGTAGGAGAAGGGAAAGAATCACGTGAGTTCAATGGTAAGATGCATTTGATGGAATACGCTTTTAAAGCCGATTTTGGCTTTGTAAAGGCATGGAAAGGAGATACCGCCGGAAACCTCATTTTTAAAGGTACTGCCCGAAATTTTAACCCAAATATGGCCGGTGCGGCTGCCATCACTGTAGCGGAAGTTGAAGAATTGGTTCCTGCGGGAGAGCTCGACCCAAACCACATCCATATTCCCGGAATATTCGTGCAACGAATTTTTAAAGGAGAGCGGTACGAGAAACGTATTGAGCAGCGAACGGTAAGGCCAAAATAAAATCACATTGTATGTCTAAGAGGGACATTAATCCGGCGACTGCTTATATAATCCTTGAAAGAGATTGGCAGAAGGTTGTTGGGATTACTCCTCAAATACTCAAAGACCAGATCGTTGCCGAACAAATTGAACAATTAGTTTCGTTTAAAACGGGCCTGGGAAGTTCTGCGCTCACGGTGGTCGATCTTGAAAAAAATCAATACTTGTATGTAGATGATCGGATTGAAATGGTGACAGGTCTTGCTCGCGAATTGTATCTTCGGAAAGGCCCCAGACACATCATGACCCATGCACGACTCAGTCAGATCCCAAGAATTATAAGCTCTACTATTCATCAAAGGAAATTTTTTGGCAGGTTAAAGCCCGATGAATACGAAAGATATATTGTAAATAGAGAGTTTTGTTATAAGCCCGGTAAAGTGGGTGAAATCTGGGTGTTGCATCAGGTGTTCAAACATCTCAAGAACCCTATGGGAAAGATTTTCGCCATAGCCTCTCTACAAACAAATATAAATGCCTTTAAGTTCGATTCGAAGTTCCGTTATTATATCTACGACCGTATGGTAAACCAGATCATTCATCCAAAAAGGTTGAATCCTGTGGATATCAGGTCGAAAGTTCTATCCAGTAGAGAAAAGGAAATAATAGAACTTCTGGCAATTGGCTGGAACAACAATCAGGTTGCCGATAAGTTGAACATAAGTTATCATACAGTTCGCACTCACCGAAAGAATATTTTCAAAAAACTCAATTGTTCAAATATCGTTGAACTCATTCAGCTAATAAAATAGTTAGGGACAGGGCTCCACGAACGAACTTTCGTAAATGTCGGCAATGGTGAAACGTAACCTCGGCGTATTTCGATTATAATTAACTAATAGCGCCACCTCTACATCATTTGGAAAATAAATTACGATAGAACGTAAGGCTCTGTCGCAACTCCCACAGGGGTCGTTACTTTTAGCACCATTCTTTGCGAAGTAGGTTCCTCGCTCGCCTTCAAAGGTCGTTGTTAAGCCTAAAGGCCCGAATTCTGGAGTGCCATTAAAGATTCTATCACGTTGAGTGGTCGATATAATTAGCCCCTGATCATCATACTTAAAAATGGCAAGCACCTTTGCCAGGTCCCTTGCAGATAATAGTAATCCACTGGATCCTACGTTCAAGGGATTATTGTCGACTATCCATCCAATATATCCGTTATTGCCAGGGTTGGTGTTGAAAGGCCAGGCATAGGCCAACGGAAAGTCTGAGGTGTTATAGTAGCTATCCACAGCCTGAGGAGAAAGAGGAGCATATATTTCGAGGGGGTGGAATATGTTCTCTCTCAAATAATGGAAATACCTATCCGGACAGTAAATAGGGTATTGTAATCCTGTTTCATCGAGATTATATACAATCTCACCTATCAAGACCCTAATTAAAGTAAAGTTCGCATTTTGGTATACTCCATATCTCTGCATATTGGGCGGGCGTTGTAAACTAGCAAGCATATCTGCTTCACTAAGCATTTCTCCTGAAGGAGGCGAGTTACCAATAAAATCGATGGCTGTGTTATTTGTGAGCAGGTGATTAAAGGTTAAATATGCAGGGGACGTCTTATCGCTAAAATCTCCGTGCACGGTAGACCTCCACGAATCGGGGAGATAGTTAACAACGGTAGAGTCTGGATGGATGCCGTTGTCTTCTAATGCCTTCATTAAAGCTATAGTCCCTATAAACTTTGAAACTGAAGCTACATTTTGTCTTGTGTTTATAGTCATAGGCACCCCTCCGCCTGGTTCATCTTCATGGCGGGCAAATCCAAATGCTTCGTTATAATATAAGTTTCCACCTTCATTCACAGCAATTTGGTAGCCCGCATAATCGCTTTGAAGTTCGGAGTTTAATTCCTGAATAAATAAGTCGATATCAAAAACTAAGGTTTGGTCACAATTAAAAGAAGGTTCGTCACTATTGCACGAGGATAGGAGTAATAATCCAAGGAGAAATGCTGAAAAATTAAATAGAGTTTTCATGATATCGTGAGTTTGTGGTTGGCATTTTGAAATATAGAGTTTAATGTTACCTGCTGAAATACCTCAATTGAGGTATTCTCTTTTTTCTTGCAAAAAGGGGTATCTTTATAGAAAATATTTTCTGAAGAATATGTTAGGAAAAGAACAAATAGCACAACGAATAGCGAAAGAAGTAAAAGACGGCTATTACGTGAATCTTGGGATTGGTATTCCCACCCTTGTGGCAAATTTTGTAAGAGAGGATATTGAAGTAGAATTTCAAAGTGAGAACGGAATCCTGGGGATGGGGCCATTTCCATATGATGGTGAAGAAGACCCGGATCTTATTAACGCAGGGAAGCAAACTATTACCGCTTTACCAGGAGCCTCCTTTTTCGATTCGGCCTTAAGTTTTTCGATGATCCGTGGTCAGCACGTAGACCTTACTATATTAGGCGCTATGGAAGTGGCGCAAAATGGCGACATTGCGAATTGGAAGATCCCGGGTAAGATGGTGAAGGGTATGGGAGGAGCCATGGACTTGGTTGCGTCTGCCGAAAATATCATTGTAGCCATGATGCATACTAACAGGGCTGGCGAATCTAAATTATTAAAACAGTGCAGCCTTCCACTAACAGGAGTGAATTGCGTAAAAAAA includes the following:
- a CDS encoding CoA transferase subunit A, which produces MINKTVANVREACEGIKDGMTFMLGGFGLSGIPENCIAELVRREVRDVTCISNNAGVDDFGLGLLLQKKQIKKMISSYVGENAEFERQMLSGELEVELIPQGTLAQRCQAAQSGIPAFFTPAGYGTEVGEGKESREFNGKMHLMEYAFKADFGFVKAWKGDTAGNLIFKGTARNFNPNMAGAAAITVAEVEELVPAGELDPNHIHIPGIFVQRIFKGERYEKRIEQRTVRPK
- a CDS encoding response regulator transcription factor, with the protein product MSKRDINPATAYIILERDWQKVVGITPQILKDQIVAEQIEQLVSFKTGLGSSALTVVDLEKNQYLYVDDRIEMVTGLARELYLRKGPRHIMTHARLSQIPRIISSTIHQRKFFGRLKPDEYERYIVNREFCYKPGKVGEIWVLHQVFKHLKNPMGKIFAIASLQTNINAFKFDSKFRYYIYDRMVNQIIHPKRLNPVDIRSKVLSSREKEIIELLAIGWNNNQVADKLNISYHTVRTHRKNIFKKLNCSNIVELIQLIK
- a CDS encoding serine hydrolase domain-containing protein — translated: MKTLFNFSAFLLGLLLLSSCNSDEPSFNCDQTLVFDIDLFIQELNSELQSDYAGYQIAVNEGGNLYYNEAFGFARHEDEPGGGVPMTINTRQNVASVSKFIGTIALMKALEDNGIHPDSTVVNYLPDSWRSTVHGDFSDKTSPAYLTFNHLLTNNTAIDFIGNSPPSGEMLSEADMLASLQRPPNMQRYGVYQNANFTLIRVLIGEIVYNLDETGLQYPIYCPDRYFHYLRENIFHPLEIYAPLSPQAVDSYYNTSDFPLAYAWPFNTNPGNNGYIGWIVDNNPLNVGSSGLLLSARDLAKVLAIFKYDDQGLIISTTQRDRIFNGTPEFGPLGLTTTFEGERGTYFAKNGAKSNDPCGSCDRALRSIVIYFPNDVEVALLVNYNRNTPRLRFTIADIYESSFVEPCP
- a CDS encoding CoA transferase subunit B, with product MLGKEQIAQRIAKEVKDGYYVNLGIGIPTLVANFVREDIEVEFQSENGILGMGPFPYDGEEDPDLINAGKQTITALPGASFFDSALSFSMIRGQHVDLTILGAMEVAQNGDIANWKIPGKMVKGMGGAMDLVASAENIIVAMMHTNRAGESKLLKQCSLPLTGVNCVKKIVTNLAVLKIENNKFVLLERAPGVSVEEIMEATEGDLVVSGDIPEMQL